Proteins from a genomic interval of Rubinisphaera italica:
- a CDS encoding HlyD family secretion protein, producing MAVPKSNAQFRNLPEAACPPMRLLMIAILAIGAGAATNRYLYATANQNYVGRIEVDSMTIRAPVDGILQNWEVTEGQVVDPQALLCNIGGQNLNRQLQIQQQDVERLSARLATLKAEVDVKLNEHLSTVESDIYQAELQSADLLQKKYYFELERMAWRDQRESYEQNKSSKTSKNQSVDELDDKLINCMLKEESALNSIEAAEAQLEICSTRLEKLQKQKEEMRERVQLAVGLSEIELQYEQSKAELENLELQLSLQKVRAASVGTIANIRRRPGEYVKAGEVLAELFLLDEAYAVADVPTSHSHNFQVEMPVRCRFPNGETRTGVVTHMAISASKDDEFQSQNGPAIPMRIEQTGALWPKIPIGGQITVIR from the coding sequence ATGGCAGTACCCAAATCAAACGCTCAATTTCGCAATCTTCCTGAAGCGGCCTGTCCGCCCATGCGACTCCTGATGATTGCCATCCTGGCCATCGGAGCTGGTGCGGCAACGAACCGCTATTTGTACGCGACTGCGAATCAGAATTACGTCGGCCGAATCGAAGTCGACTCGATGACTATTCGCGCTCCCGTCGACGGTATTCTGCAGAATTGGGAAGTGACAGAGGGGCAGGTTGTCGATCCACAGGCACTGTTGTGCAATATTGGTGGACAGAATTTGAATCGGCAATTGCAGATTCAACAGCAGGATGTCGAGCGACTCAGTGCGCGTCTGGCCACATTGAAAGCGGAAGTCGATGTCAAACTGAACGAACATTTAAGTACGGTCGAAAGCGACATCTATCAGGCAGAACTGCAATCGGCAGACTTGCTGCAGAAAAAGTACTATTTCGAACTGGAACGTATGGCCTGGCGAGATCAACGGGAGAGTTACGAACAGAACAAGTCCTCTAAGACTTCCAAAAATCAATCCGTGGATGAACTGGATGACAAGTTGATCAACTGTATGCTCAAAGAAGAGTCTGCTCTCAATTCCATTGAAGCTGCTGAGGCTCAACTCGAAATCTGCTCGACTCGCCTGGAGAAACTGCAGAAACAAAAAGAGGAAATGCGGGAACGCGTCCAACTCGCAGTCGGTCTTTCGGAAATCGAATTGCAATACGAGCAGTCCAAGGCAGAACTCGAAAATCTGGAATTGCAACTTTCGCTGCAGAAAGTTCGTGCCGCCAGTGTCGGAACTATTGCCAATATTCGTCGACGCCCCGGTGAATATGTCAAAGCCGGTGAAGTGTTGGCAGAACTGTTTTTGCTCGACGAAGCGTATGCGGTCGCAGATGTCCCAACATCACACTCTCACAATTTCCAAGTCGAAATGCCAGTCCGCTGTCGATTCCCGAATGGGGAAACCCGTACTGGAGTTGTCACTCACATGGCGATTTCCGCCAGTAAAGACGACGAATTTCAAAGCCAAAACGGCCCTGCCATTCCGATGCGAATCGAGCAGACCGGTGCTCTCTGGCCGAAAATACCAATCGGCGGACAGATTACTGTGATTCGATAA
- a CDS encoding ImmA/IrrE family metallo-endopeptidase: MWGLSEWMSAADVVSRQILDRAGYAGGAVDAAVLTRRLGFDIVYDRQQASRGRLKQFGRRRSIFIKPDQRSERIHWAICHELGECFAHHVFQYVGAQPDESGPGMREQVANFLAARLLLPGQTFFEKAHNCRESLPVLKTCFHTASHELIALRLLDQEASRCLTIVDQGRITKRRANHFACERSFLPIEQKCWQTSHEQCRDLERTDEDLRIHCWAIHEPHWKREIVMTMPVNEYQSDRRAEIHSLESST; this comes from the coding sequence ATGTGGGGATTGAGTGAGTGGATGTCCGCTGCGGATGTTGTTTCCAGGCAGATCCTGGACCGGGCGGGATACGCTGGCGGGGCAGTCGACGCTGCTGTTTTGACCCGTCGGCTAGGATTTGACATTGTCTATGATCGGCAACAGGCTTCGCGGGGACGACTCAAGCAGTTCGGACGACGGCGATCGATCTTCATCAAACCGGACCAGCGATCCGAGCGGATCCACTGGGCGATTTGTCACGAACTGGGGGAATGTTTTGCCCATCATGTCTTTCAGTATGTTGGTGCCCAGCCGGATGAGAGTGGCCCCGGAATGCGGGAACAGGTCGCCAATTTCCTGGCGGCTCGTCTCTTGCTTCCTGGTCAGACTTTCTTTGAAAAGGCCCATAACTGTCGGGAATCATTGCCCGTGTTGAAGACTTGTTTTCATACCGCCAGTCATGAATTGATTGCCTTGCGTCTGCTCGATCAGGAAGCTTCACGCTGCCTGACAATTGTCGATCAGGGGAGAATTACGAAGCGGCGGGCCAATCATTTTGCTTGCGAACGATCATTCTTGCCAATCGAACAGAAATGCTGGCAGACCTCGCACGAGCAATGCCGGGATCTGGAACGAACCGATGAGGACCTGCGGATTCATTGCTGGGCAATCCACGAACCGCACTGGAAACGAGAAATCGTCATGACGATGCCAGTGAATGAGTATCAGTCTGATCGAAGGGCAGAGATTCATTCACTGGAGAGTTCCACATAA
- a CDS encoding DUF502 domain-containing protein — MKFAAAQFVDHSVPLTGLVELPNGPSLPFCREDYRVRPEIRDLYQSRLIEMWDVDAQPLTEEQRHSALSLDDVYVPVGQVAFLYQDYLLVARKIPLGDMPQSRVPFNMELISVKHFPGMFPLSLIAVLLLVLLIYILGRMVTVRIGHWIVHKFESLIISRLPVVRTVYGSVKQVTDFLFSENQIEVRKVVAFEYPRKGIWTLGFVTGESMIDIAVVAGEPCVSILVPTSPMPMTGYTMSVPKSEIVDLDLTVDQAFQYIVSCGVLVPPQQRFTIEKLQARLKPEQDSDSLEEISSS, encoded by the coding sequence GTGAAATTTGCAGCGGCTCAGTTTGTCGATCATTCGGTCCCCCTAACCGGGCTGGTCGAATTGCCGAATGGACCCTCACTCCCATTTTGCCGGGAAGATTATCGTGTCCGTCCTGAAATTCGGGACCTGTATCAGTCCAGGCTGATCGAAATGTGGGATGTGGACGCTCAGCCGTTAACCGAAGAGCAACGACACAGTGCATTGAGTCTGGATGATGTGTATGTCCCTGTCGGACAGGTCGCATTTCTGTATCAAGACTATCTGCTTGTCGCTCGAAAAATTCCATTGGGAGACATGCCTCAATCCCGTGTTCCATTCAACATGGAATTGATCTCGGTGAAGCATTTTCCAGGCATGTTTCCATTGAGTCTCATCGCGGTATTACTGCTGGTGTTGCTCATTTATATTCTTGGAAGAATGGTCACCGTTCGCATTGGACACTGGATTGTTCATAAATTCGAATCGCTGATTATCAGCCGCTTGCCTGTCGTCCGGACTGTTTACGGCTCTGTTAAACAGGTGACCGATTTTCTGTTTTCCGAAAATCAGATCGAAGTTCGCAAAGTCGTCGCTTTTGAATACCCTCGTAAAGGGATCTGGACACTTGGCTTTGTGACCGGAGAAAGCATGATCGATATTGCCGTTGTCGCTGGCGAACCCTGCGTCTCGATTCTGGTTCCGACCTCACCGATGCCGATGACAGGCTACACAATGTCGGTCCCGAAAAGCGAAATTGTTGATCTGGATCTGACGGTCGATCAGGCGTTTCAGTACATCGTCTCATGCGGCGTCCTCGTCCCGCCGCAGCAACGCTTCACCATCGAAAAACTTCAGGCACGCTTGAAGCCCGAACAGGACAGCGATTCCCTCGAAGAGATTTCATCGTCCTGA
- a CDS encoding phosphoribosylaminoimidazolesuccinocarboxamide synthase encodes MTAIFETDLPGIPKHQGKVRDVYDFGDRLLLVATDRISAFDWILPTGIPDKGRILTQLSLFWFELLGGAHHLLSTDPDTLPLPPDTDLSQFAGRSMVVKKTNVIPIECVVRGYLSGSGWVDYQKTGLVSGVPLPAGLTESDRLSIPIFTPSTKAASGHDMPISFDEVISEIGEQTANTIRSKSLDLYERASEYARKRGLILADTKFEFGIFAPGEKEEEIILIDEVLTPDSSRYWPADDYEPGRTQVSFDKQYVRNWLLQTDWDRNSPPPELPHEVVDNTRQKYAEAYQLLTGKEFH; translated from the coding sequence ATGACTGCGATTTTCGAAACGGACCTCCCCGGAATCCCGAAGCATCAGGGCAAAGTTCGTGATGTTTACGATTTTGGCGATCGACTCTTACTGGTGGCCACCGATCGCATCAGTGCGTTTGACTGGATATTGCCGACCGGAATTCCGGACAAAGGCCGTATTTTGACGCAATTGAGTCTGTTCTGGTTTGAACTGCTCGGTGGGGCCCATCATCTGTTGTCAACCGATCCCGATACGTTGCCGCTTCCACCGGACACTGACCTCAGCCAGTTTGCGGGGCGGAGTATGGTAGTCAAAAAGACAAATGTCATTCCCATTGAATGTGTTGTGCGGGGGTATCTTTCGGGTTCCGGGTGGGTGGACTATCAGAAAACGGGACTCGTCAGTGGAGTTCCCCTGCCTGCGGGTTTAACAGAAAGCGATCGGCTTTCCATTCCCATTTTTACACCCTCAACCAAAGCCGCCAGTGGTCACGATATGCCCATCTCTTTTGATGAGGTGATTTCAGAAATTGGCGAACAGACCGCCAATACCATTCGCTCCAAAAGTCTCGATCTTTATGAACGGGCCTCCGAATATGCTCGTAAACGAGGTTTGATCCTCGCGGATACAAAATTTGAATTTGGAATCTTCGCACCGGGAGAAAAAGAGGAAGAAATCATACTGATTGATGAAGTTCTCACTCCCGACAGTTCCCGCTACTGGCCGGCTGACGATTATGAACCGGGGCGGACACAAGTTTCATTCGATAAACAGTATGTCCGTAACTGGCTGCTGCAAACCGATTGGGATCGCAATTCCCCCCCGCCGGAATTACCCCATGAGGTCGTCGATAATACCCGTCAGAAATATGCAGAGGCGTATCAGTTATTAACTGGCAAGGAGTTTCATTGA
- a CDS encoding endo-1,4-beta-xylanase: MRFDLGSDAILAHKERFEHAFVTNYDGAVFPTRIEIHGQHLHCIRKKSDSGKLNISWPVSGFGTPILRTTSLNERDVPYVLAVELARGQICEIKDQAASWEHAGMLLPEQYYSLYKDAFRDFVLSTFEQDNPALATEMANIALAKICHAEDVLTKSYVTQRMQVRRQRFAHPPALMGCDLGTIPVSEIPEGYLKAFRAATIYLDWKAIESEEGTYLWDVHDEQVEWAVQNKLVLRGGPLLNFHEDGLPDWVGNWKHDILNLQSFLSDYVETVVTRYSGKIRMWEVASHVNTGGLYGYTEDNMLALTARMIDVARQVDDDSQVFVRVDRPWGDYQAKGKHRLTPWHVADALLRSGMGLAGINLELALGYEPGENDSRRLLRFSKLLDTWGTFGVPLHITLNCPSASGVDPLARMKFKVDASPNSQVGTEDHQAEWITNLLSMIMAKQPVVGIFWGNLSDAYLHRYAHAGLLDANQLPKPLWNSLTGEPGTDTWYDIKAIGGR, translated from the coding sequence ATGCGGTTCGATCTGGGTTCGGACGCCATACTCGCGCACAAAGAGCGCTTCGAGCACGCTTTTGTCACCAATTATGATGGAGCTGTTTTCCCGACACGAATCGAGATTCACGGACAGCATCTGCATTGTATTCGTAAAAAGTCGGATTCCGGGAAGTTGAATATCTCGTGGCCCGTTTCCGGTTTTGGGACTCCGATCCTGCGAACCACTTCGCTGAATGAACGGGACGTGCCCTATGTCCTGGCCGTCGAACTGGCCCGGGGACAGATTTGCGAAATTAAAGATCAAGCAGCCTCCTGGGAACATGCGGGCATGTTGTTGCCCGAACAGTATTATTCACTTTATAAGGATGCCTTTCGCGATTTTGTCCTGTCGACTTTTGAACAGGACAATCCTGCTCTCGCGACGGAGATGGCCAACATAGCGCTGGCTAAAATTTGTCATGCCGAAGACGTCCTGACCAAATCCTATGTCACACAGCGGATGCAGGTCCGTCGGCAGCGGTTCGCTCATCCTCCCGCTTTGATGGGATGTGATCTCGGGACAATTCCCGTTTCAGAAATTCCTGAAGGCTACCTGAAAGCCTTTCGAGCCGCGACGATTTACCTCGACTGGAAAGCCATCGAATCTGAAGAAGGAACTTACCTCTGGGATGTGCACGATGAGCAGGTCGAATGGGCGGTACAAAACAAACTGGTTCTAAGGGGCGGTCCACTCCTCAATTTTCATGAAGATGGGTTACCCGACTGGGTCGGCAACTGGAAACACGATATTCTCAATTTACAAAGCTTTCTCAGCGATTATGTCGAGACGGTCGTCACGCGATACTCCGGGAAAATTCGGATGTGGGAAGTCGCCTCGCACGTGAATACCGGCGGCCTATATGGTTACACCGAAGACAATATGCTCGCATTGACGGCTCGGATGATCGATGTGGCCCGTCAGGTGGATGATGACTCCCAGGTGTTCGTACGCGTCGACCGTCCCTGGGGAGATTATCAGGCCAAAGGAAAACATCGACTCACTCCCTGGCACGTGGCCGACGCATTGCTCCGCTCCGGCATGGGACTGGCGGGGATTAATCTCGAGTTGGCACTCGGTTATGAACCGGGAGAAAACGATTCCCGCCGACTGCTCCGGTTTTCCAAATTACTCGATACCTGGGGCACATTCGGCGTCCCTTTGCATATCACACTGAATTGCCCTTCGGCTTCTGGCGTCGACCCTCTGGCTCGCATGAAATTCAAAGTCGATGCCAGCCCGAATTCACAGGTTGGTACGGAAGACCATCAAGCCGAGTGGATTACAAATCTGCTTTCGATGATCATGGCCAAACAACCCGTGGTCGGCATCTTCTGGGGCAATTTGAGTGATGCCTATCTGCATCGCTATGCCCATGCCGGATTACTCGATGCCAATCAACTACCGAAGCCCTTGTGGAATAGTCTCACGGGAGAGCCCGGGACTGATACTTGGTATGATATCAAAGCGATCGGTGGTCGATAA
- a CDS encoding ferredoxin--NADP reductase — translation MATTTTHQISSSSFDKLREQHYNATVVSVNRIHEMLMRIRIHSDEGRFEYQPGQYTVLALGAWEDRFDHPTEIEDETTLNKLIKRAYSISCPLLNEQHELVTCQDYADLEFYITLVPRPDHESPKRPPLTPRLFALKQGDRLTMSHHVVGSYTLDPVGPDDNVIFAGTGTGEAPHNAMAAELLKRGHQGKIASMTCVRYRQDAGYLSEQAILNERYDNYCYQLYTTREAKNMDQSRPDFVGKQYLQDIIRPENFAREFGWNADPQNTHVFLCGNPDMIGIPKKGEGGELEYPPNPGMVELLVSQGFTLDQPKNPGNIHFEKYW, via the coding sequence ATGGCAACCACGACAACCCATCAGATCTCATCGAGCAGTTTCGACAAACTGCGTGAACAGCACTACAACGCCACCGTTGTCAGTGTGAATCGCATTCATGAAATGCTGATGCGCATCCGTATCCATTCGGATGAAGGTCGGTTCGAGTATCAGCCTGGTCAATATACGGTACTCGCATTGGGAGCCTGGGAAGATCGCTTTGATCATCCCACCGAAATTGAAGATGAGACAACTCTTAACAAATTGATCAAACGGGCTTACTCAATTTCCTGCCCACTGCTCAATGAACAGCATGAGTTAGTCACCTGCCAGGATTATGCCGATCTCGAGTTTTATATCACGCTCGTGCCTCGACCAGATCATGAGAGCCCTAAACGGCCGCCACTCACGCCACGTCTGTTCGCCTTGAAACAAGGTGATCGCCTCACTATGAGTCATCACGTGGTCGGAAGTTACACACTCGATCCCGTAGGTCCAGACGATAACGTGATTTTCGCGGGCACCGGAACCGGGGAAGCCCCCCATAATGCCATGGCAGCCGAGCTTTTGAAGCGGGGGCATCAGGGAAAAATCGCCTCGATGACCTGTGTCCGATATCGTCAGGATGCCGGCTATCTGAGCGAGCAGGCAATTCTGAATGAACGTTACGACAACTATTGCTATCAGCTTTACACGACCCGTGAAGCTAAAAATATGGATCAATCGCGTCCGGATTTTGTCGGTAAGCAGTATCTGCAAGATATTATCCGCCCCGAGAATTTTGCACGAGAATTTGGTTGGAATGCAGATCCTCAGAACACGCACGTCTTTCTCTGTGGAAACCCCGACATGATTGGAATTCCCAAGAAAGGCGAGGGTGGCGAACTGGAATATCCACCAAACCCAGGCATGGTCGAATTACTCGTCTCGCAGGGCTTTACCCTCGATCAGCCAAAGAATCCGGGTAATATCCACTTCGAGAAATACTGGTAA